A genome region from Megalobrama amblycephala isolate DHTTF-2021 linkage group LG18, ASM1881202v1, whole genome shotgun sequence includes the following:
- the septin8a gene encoding septin-8-A: MAATDVDIFSNEEKRNLNLGGHVGFDSLPDQLVSKSVTQGFCFNILCVGETGIGKSTLMNTLFNTMFENEEASHYQNGVYLRPRTYDLQESNVHLKLTIVDTVGFGDQINKEESYKPIVDYIDTQFENYLQEELKIKRSLFNYHDTRIHICLYFIAPTGHSLKSLDLVTMKKLDSKVNIIPIIAKADTISKSELHKFKIKIMSELVSNGVQIYQFPTDDEAVTEINSSMNAHLPFAVVGSVEEVKVGNKTVRARQYPWGVVQVENESHCDFVKLREMLIRVNMEDLREQTHARHYELYRRCKLEEMGFKDTDPDSQPFSLQETYEAKRKEFLGDLQRKEEEMRQMFVNKVKETESELKEKERELHEKFEQLKRMHQEEKRKVEEKRRDLEEEMNAFNRRKVAAETLSLSQPLKKDKDKKN, encoded by the exons AATGAAGAAAAGCGTAACCTCAACCTTGGCGGTCATGTTGGCTTTGACAGTCTGCCCGATCAGCTGGTCAGTAAATCGGTGACTCAGGGTTTCTGCTTCAACATCCTCTGTGTGG GCGAGACTGGCATCGGCAAGTCTACGTTAATGAACACCCTTTTTAACACCATGTTTGAAAATGAGGAGGCCAGCCATTACCAAAACGGTGTCTACCTGCGGCCCAGAACGTACGACTTGCAAGAGAGCAACGTCCACCTAAAACTGACCATCGTTGACACGGTGGGCTTTGGGGACCAGATCAACAAAGAAGAAAG CTATAAACCTATTGTGGATTATATCGACACACAATTTGAAAACTATCTGCAGGAAGAGCTGAAAATAAAGCGCTCTCTCTTCAACTACCATGACACCAGAATTCACATCTGCCTCTACTTCATTGCTCCAACGGGACACTCGCTCAAGTCCTTGGATTTAGTCACAATGAAGAAGTTGGACAGCAAG gtgaacATCATCCCTATTATCGCTAAAGCTGACACGATTTCCAAGAGCGAGCTACACAAATTCAAGATAAAAATCATGAGCGAGCTGGTCAGCAATGGTGTTCAGATCTACCAGTTTCCCACGGATGATGAAGCCGTCACAGAAATCAACTCCTCTATGAAC GCCCATCTTCCCTTTGCTGTGGTGGGCAGTGTCGAGGAGGTGAAGGTGGGCAATAAGACGGTGAGGGCCAGGCAGTACCCATGGGGAGTAGTTCAAG TGGAGAATGAGAGCCACTGTGATTTTGTGAAGCTGCGGGAGATGTTGATCAGAGTGAACATGGAGGATCTGCGGGAGCAGACTCACGCCAGACACTATGAGCTCTACAGACGCTGTAAACTAGAGGAGATGGGCTTCAAAGACACTGACCCGGACAGCCAGCCTTTCAG TCTACAGGAGACGTATGAAGCCAAAAGGAAGGAGTTTCTTGGAGACCTGCAAAGGAAGGAAGAGGAGATGAGGCAGATGTTTGTTAACAAGGTGAAGGAGACGGAGTCTGAGCTGaaggagaaggagagagag TTACATGAGAAGTTTGAGCAGCTGAAGCGCATGCACCAGGAGGAGAAGAGGAAGGTGGAGGAGAAGAGACGGGATCTGGAGGAGGAGATGAACGCCTTCAACAGGAGGAAGGTGGCGGCCGAGACGCTCTCGCTCTCACAGCCTCTCAAGAAGGACAAAGACAAGAAAAA